In Hydrogenovibrio marinus, a single genomic region encodes these proteins:
- a CDS encoding type I restriction endonuclease subunit R yields MQNYSINEALSREQIDEKLAQAGWHVQDKHRMNLYAGLGVAIREMDTNTGPADYMLFIDGKACGIIEAKREGTSLGSVAEQSGRYSTSNTSYIKRWSEDGQPLPFLYEATNVEIRFRDERDPIPRSRFVFHFHKPETLHEWLQEEQTFRARLQNLPELDPAGLRDCQIDAINGIENSLKQAKPRALLQMATGAGKTFTAVTQVYRLAKFAKAKRILFLVDRGNLGRQAKAEFENYTVPNDGRKFTSLYNVKQLGAAGVGDDIKVTISTIQRLYSQLSGKEMDDETEEHSTYEIESAPNQKVREVSYNPAIPIEQFDLIIIDECHRSIYNLWRQVIDYFDAFLIGLTATPTKKTIGFFGQNLVSEYTHEDAIIDKVNVGYDIYRIKTKKSEEGDTIEAGTTVQVRDKLTKAKRLQKLDEDETYQATQIDRSVIAPNQIRTIIQGFKDRCLPECFPERHWQGQGTDKHMEWVPKTLIFAKDDDHADRIMDAVREVFNQGNDFCKKVTYKVGKKTADETIGEFRTSPIFRIAITVDMIATGTDIKPLECVIFMRDVKSQAYYEQMKGRGTRVIDADALQKVTPDAVAKTRFVLVDAVGVTETDKTESKSLESKPSVSTFKLMEQVARGDRHLDTLRSLGNRLMRLDIKLSDKQRQRVSQVAGKPLALLAGELIHATNEDTLIQNAVIATGKIEDDLSDKDIQCTFEPTADSLVKPFHNPDLRELLEELRKDTEQIIDDSADELIEGTGYDSEKAEQLIQNWQQFIQDHKNELDAITLIYQKPYQQRHLSYDLIEQLADEIKQPPYHIAPLEVWKAYEQLEKAKVKGVPAKELLTNLVSLIRFATQNVNELEPFENTVNKNYQVWLNQMQQTGTAFNAEQLDWLNKIKDQIAQNAEMTLDDFEYTPFNQDGGLIKARQLFGQDLNKIIQELNGYLIA; encoded by the coding sequence ATGCAAAACTACTCCATAAATGAAGCTTTATCCAGAGAGCAGATTGATGAGAAATTAGCTCAAGCTGGCTGGCACGTTCAAGACAAACATAGAATGAATCTTTATGCAGGTCTTGGGGTTGCCATTCGTGAAATGGATACAAATACAGGTCCTGCAGACTACATGCTCTTTATTGATGGCAAGGCCTGCGGGATTATAGAGGCTAAGCGAGAAGGTACTTCGCTTGGTAGTGTCGCCGAGCAATCCGGCCGCTATAGCACATCCAATACCAGCTATATAAAACGTTGGTCTGAAGACGGTCAACCGCTGCCGTTTTTGTATGAAGCCACCAATGTTGAAATCCGCTTTCGCGATGAAAGAGATCCTATTCCTCGTTCCCGTTTTGTCTTTCATTTTCACAAACCTGAAACCCTGCATGAATGGCTACAAGAAGAACAAACCTTCCGAGCCAGGCTCCAAAACCTACCAGAACTTGACCCAGCCGGGTTGCGAGACTGCCAGATTGATGCCATCAACGGCATAGAAAATAGCCTTAAGCAAGCCAAGCCCCGCGCTTTATTGCAAATGGCAACCGGAGCCGGTAAAACCTTTACCGCCGTGACCCAAGTGTATCGCCTCGCCAAGTTTGCCAAAGCCAAACGCATTTTGTTTTTGGTCGATAGAGGTAACCTTGGTCGTCAAGCCAAAGCCGAGTTCGAAAACTACACCGTGCCGAATGACGGCCGTAAGTTCACCAGTCTCTATAACGTTAAGCAGCTCGGTGCCGCAGGCGTGGGGGATGACATCAAAGTCACTATTTCAACCATTCAACGCTTGTATTCACAGTTGTCCGGCAAAGAGATGGATGACGAAACCGAAGAACACTCCACTTACGAGATTGAAAGCGCGCCCAATCAAAAAGTTAGAGAGGTCTCCTATAATCCTGCCATTCCCATTGAGCAGTTTGACCTCATTATCATTGACGAATGCCACCGTTCTATTTACAACCTTTGGCGACAAGTGATTGATTACTTCGATGCCTTTCTCATCGGCCTAACCGCCACGCCTACCAAAAAGACCATTGGGTTCTTTGGGCAAAACCTTGTGTCGGAATACACCCATGAAGACGCCATTATCGACAAGGTCAATGTCGGTTATGACATCTACCGCATCAAAACCAAAAAGTCAGAAGAGGGTGACACCATAGAGGCCGGCACCACCGTGCAAGTGCGTGACAAACTCACCAAAGCCAAACGACTGCAAAAGCTTGATGAAGACGAAACCTACCAAGCCACCCAAATAGACCGCAGTGTGATTGCCCCCAACCAAATCAGAACCATTATTCAAGGCTTTAAAGACCGCTGCCTTCCGGAGTGTTTTCCTGAAAGACACTGGCAAGGCCAAGGCACAGATAAACACATGGAATGGGTGCCCAAAACTTTGATTTTCGCCAAAGATGACGATCATGCAGACCGTATTATGGATGCCGTGAGAGAAGTCTTTAACCAAGGCAATGACTTCTGCAAAAAAGTCACCTACAAAGTCGGCAAAAAAACCGCTGATGAAACCATTGGCGAGTTTCGCACCAGCCCCATATTTCGCATTGCCATTACGGTTGATATGATTGCCACCGGCACAGACATCAAACCGCTTGAATGCGTTATCTTTATGCGAGATGTCAAAAGCCAAGCCTACTATGAGCAAATGAAAGGCCGTGGTACGAGAGTGATTGATGCCGACGCCCTGCAAAAAGTCACACCGGACGCCGTTGCCAAAACACGCTTTGTATTGGTCGATGCCGTCGGCGTCACCGAAACAGACAAAACCGAATCCAAGTCTTTAGAAAGCAAACCCTCGGTTTCTACTTTTAAACTCATGGAACAAGTCGCTCGCGGAGATCGCCACTTAGATACGCTGCGTAGTTTGGGCAATCGCCTCATGCGGTTGGACATAAAACTCAGTGACAAACAACGCCAAAGAGTCAGCCAAGTCGCAGGTAAACCACTGGCCTTGCTGGCAGGCGAGTTGATTCACGCCACGAATGAAGACACCCTTATTCAAAACGCCGTGATTGCCACCGGCAAAATAGAAGATGATCTGTCTGATAAAGACATTCAATGCACATTTGAACCCACCGCAGACTCGCTGGTAAAACCCTTCCACAACCCAGACTTACGAGAGTTGCTAGAAGAGCTACGCAAAGACACCGAACAAATCATAGACGACAGTGCGGACGAGCTCATTGAAGGCACAGGTTACGATAGTGAAAAAGCCGAACAGCTTATTCAAAACTGGCAACAGTTTATACAAGACCACAAAAACGAATTGGACGCCATTACCCTTATTTACCAAAAGCCCTACCAGCAGCGTCATCTAAGCTATGACTTGATAGAACAACTCGCCGATGAAATCAAACAGCCGCCGTATCATATCGCTCCGTTAGAAGTCTGGAAGGCGTATGAACAGCTTGAAAAAGCGAAAGTCAAAGGCGTACCCGCTAAAGAATTGCTGACTAACTTGGTTAGTTTGATTCGCTTTGCCACGCAAAATGTCAATGAGTTAGAACCCTTTGAAAACACCGTCAACAAAAACTACCAAGTTTGGCTAAACCAAATGCAACAAACCGGCACCGCCTTTAATGCCGAGCAACTTGACTGGCTCAATAAAATCAAAGACCAAATTGCCCAAAACGCAGAGATGACCTTAGATGACTTTGAATACACGCCCTTTAATCAAGACGGTGGTCTTATCAAAGCAAGGCAACTTTTCGGGCAAGACCTAAATAAAATTATTCAAGAACTTAACGGCTACTTAATCGCCTAA
- a CDS encoding MipA/OmpV family protein: MVCATTLPFNAFAQQTLPKWELGLGPGIISYPDYPGSKEQNNLIIPFPYVTYRGKDFEIDQREAKKPLYVFGEWELDLSLTGSVPVSSKDNKMRQGMDDLDTTVGFGPVLKYRLIHRHLNELKLEMPVYWAIATNFRSLHDEGVKTTPGLYYYFRKSFSSDQRIKITLYTNANFATAKNNNYFYEVKAYEATSWRPDYRTEGGFGGYSYGASVNWHFGNFWLGAFYKLTDLSEAVFRHSPLVETTRAETFGAALTWNFYKSSETVEGLE, encoded by the coding sequence ATGGTTTGTGCAACAACATTGCCTTTCAATGCCTTTGCACAGCAAACCTTACCCAAATGGGAACTAGGTTTGGGGCCTGGGATCATTTCTTACCCTGACTACCCCGGTTCTAAAGAACAGAACAACTTAATCATTCCTTTTCCTTATGTCACTTATCGCGGCAAAGATTTTGAGATTGACCAGCGCGAAGCAAAAAAACCGCTCTATGTTTTTGGAGAATGGGAGCTGGACCTAAGTCTGACGGGAAGTGTTCCGGTTTCAAGCAAAGACAATAAAATGCGACAAGGTATGGATGACCTAGATACCACGGTTGGGTTTGGTCCCGTGCTAAAGTACCGCCTGATTCATCGCCACCTTAATGAGCTGAAGCTTGAAATGCCAGTTTACTGGGCAATCGCTACCAATTTCCGTTCACTGCATGATGAAGGCGTCAAAACCACACCCGGACTTTACTACTACTTCCGCAAAAGCTTTTCTTCTGATCAACGCATCAAAATCACGCTTTATACCAATGCCAATTTTGCAACGGCAAAAAACAATAATTATTTCTATGAAGTTAAGGCTTATGAAGCGACTAGCTGGCGACCTGACTATAGAACCGAAGGTGGATTTGGCGGTTACAGCTATGGCGCCAGCGTGAACTGGCACTTTGGCAACTTTTGGCTGGGAGCATTTTATAAATTGACGGACTTGTCCGAAGCCGTTTTCAGACACAGCCCTTTGGTTGAAACTACACGCGCAGAAACCTTTGGCGCAGCATTGACCTGGAACTTCTACAAGTCTTCCGAAACGGTCGAGGGATTGGAGTAG
- a CDS encoding DUF2818 family protein: MTLDAAVWILLSTAIVLANVPWILQNKLFVFITVPTKSIWINLAEWFLYFLIMGGFSYLLQNKVMGHVKEQGWEFYVVTLFMFAIFAFPGFIYRYNLKQFIHSAKKSA; this comes from the coding sequence ATGACATTAGATGCTGCTGTTTGGATATTGCTTTCTACAGCTATCGTATTAGCAAACGTCCCTTGGATTTTGCAAAACAAGTTATTTGTGTTTATCACAGTGCCAACGAAAAGTATTTGGATTAATTTGGCCGAATGGTTCTTATATTTTCTGATTATGGGTGGCTTTAGTTACTTGTTACAGAACAAGGTAATGGGACACGTCAAAGAGCAAGGTTGGGAGTTCTATGTCGTTACCTTGTTCATGTTTGCGATTTTCGCATTCCCAGGGTTTATCTACAGATATAACCTAAAGCAGTTCATACATTCTGCTAAAAAGAGTGCCTGA
- the nuoN gene encoding NADH-quinone oxidoreductase subunit NuoN — protein sequence MNHMNFVIPSFAPAMPEIVLLVLASLLLVADTIWSKRYEFATYYATQVILVVVGYLIFESFATEQVITFSGSFVRDTFGDVLKLFIVLISLGIFLFSKEYLLQKKFYKGEYFTLGLFGVLGMFVMVSAYNLITMYLGLEIMSLAIYALVAMRKDNQFALEAAMKYFVLGALATGMLLYGFSMLYGATGEIQFSKMAQVIASGKADDVVLSFGVVFVVIGLAFKLGAVPFHMWVPDVYHGAPTAVTLFMGTAPKLAAFAMLYRILIEGLPGLVQDWQTLIIIITVLSLAVGAIVTLVQDNLKRLLAYSGIGHVGFMLLGIVAATPDGYSAAMFYIIVYSITGVAGFGMIVALARTGNAFDKVSDFKGMNKRNPWLALMMLFVMFSMAGIPPFIGFYAKVTVIQEAVRSGFVWLAVYAVVTAVISAFYYLKVVKTMYFDEPDDNSKAEPVSRQLNWAVSFVSVALLILGLMPSSLITLCYNSL from the coding sequence ATGAATCATATGAATTTCGTAATCCCAAGTTTCGCACCCGCAATGCCGGAAATCGTATTACTGGTTTTGGCGTCATTGCTTCTCGTTGCTGATACGATTTGGTCAAAGCGTTATGAGTTCGCAACCTACTATGCAACTCAAGTTATTTTGGTGGTTGTCGGCTATCTCATCTTCGAGAGCTTTGCAACAGAACAAGTCATTACCTTTAGCGGTAGTTTTGTAAGAGACACTTTTGGTGATGTCTTAAAACTGTTCATTGTTTTAATCTCACTAGGTATCTTCTTGTTCTCAAAAGAATATCTGTTACAGAAGAAATTCTATAAAGGTGAGTACTTCACGCTAGGGCTTTTCGGTGTGCTAGGTATGTTCGTCATGGTTTCTGCCTACAACCTAATCACAATGTACCTAGGTTTGGAAATCATGTCTCTGGCTATCTATGCATTAGTTGCCATGCGTAAAGACAATCAGTTTGCCCTTGAAGCTGCGATGAAATATTTTGTACTAGGTGCTTTGGCAACCGGTATGTTGTTGTATGGTTTCTCAATGCTTTACGGTGCAACTGGCGAAATCCAATTCTCGAAAATGGCACAAGTTATTGCTTCAGGAAAAGCTGATGATGTTGTTCTTTCTTTCGGTGTTGTATTTGTTGTCATCGGTTTGGCCTTTAAGCTAGGCGCCGTACCGTTTCATATGTGGGTGCCTGACGTTTATCATGGTGCACCAACTGCCGTAACCCTGTTTATGGGAACCGCACCAAAGCTTGCGGCATTTGCAATGCTTTACCGTATTTTGATTGAAGGTCTTCCAGGCTTGGTTCAAGACTGGCAGACGTTGATTATCATCATCACCGTACTATCTTTGGCAGTTGGCGCAATCGTCACACTTGTTCAAGACAATTTAAAACGGCTTCTGGCATACTCTGGTATCGGGCATGTGGGATTCATGTTGTTAGGTATCGTGGCAGCGACACCAGATGGTTATTCAGCCGCGATGTTCTACATCATTGTTTATTCGATCACCGGTGTTGCCGGGTTTGGTATGATCGTCGCACTTGCGAGAACAGGCAATGCCTTTGATAAGGTCTCAGACTTCAAAGGTATGAACAAGCGCAATCCTTGGTTAGCGCTTATGATGTTGTTTGTTATGTTCTCTATGGCAGGTATCCCACCATTCATTGGCTTCTATGCAAAAGTAACGGTTATTCAAGAAGCCGTTCGTTCAGGTTTTGTATGGTTAGCGGTTTATGCTGTTGTAACAGCCGTTATCAGCGCATTCTATTATTTGAAAGTCGTCAAAACTATGTACTTTGATGAGCCGGATGACAATAGTAAGGCAGAGCCTGTCAGTAGACAGTTGAACTGGGCAGTGAGTTTCGTATCAGTCGCATTACTGATACTTGGTTTGATGCCATCATCGTTGATCACACTTTGCTATAACAGCTTATAA
- a CDS encoding NADH-quinone oxidoreductase subunit M — protein MIFGFPILSTLIWLPIIGGLIVLFVGRDRDQLAKWIALIVSVLTFLASLPLWMEFDKTTAAMQFVERSSWIPQFNIQYYLGVDGLSMPLVLLTTFTQILVIASAWEVIKERVEQYMGAFMIMQGLMIGVFVALDGILFYVFWEALLIPMFIVIGKWGGPNRVYATIKFFLYTFFGSVFMLVGFLYMYFQSGSFSILDFQAMHLGMTAQILIFLAFLIAFAVKVPMFPVHTWLPDAHVQAPTAGSVVLAAIMLKMGGYGFVRFSLPITPDASMELDWLVIALSLIAIFYIGLVAMVQSDMKKLVAYSSISHMGFVTLGMFLVFDILQNTQSTQGSMIGMEGAMIQMISHGFISGAMFLMIGVLYDRMHTREISAYGGVVNTMPWFGFFAVLFAMANAGLPGTSGFVGEFMVILSSFKANPWYGIVAASTLIIGAAYTLWMVKRVFFGPVSNDNVAQLKDLNAREFTIMATLAVAVILLGIYPAPVIDVMHTSVENLLIQATTSKL, from the coding sequence ATGATATTTGGTTTTCCTATTTTAAGTACCCTGATTTGGTTACCTATTATTGGCGGGTTGATTGTTTTGTTTGTTGGTCGAGATAGAGACCAACTTGCAAAATGGATTGCATTAATCGTTTCGGTACTGACTTTTCTTGCTTCACTACCACTTTGGATGGAATTTGATAAAACAACTGCTGCGATGCAGTTCGTTGAAAGATCAAGCTGGATTCCGCAATTCAACATCCAGTACTACCTGGGGGTTGATGGTCTTTCGATGCCATTGGTATTGTTGACAACGTTTACTCAAATCTTGGTCATTGCTTCTGCATGGGAAGTGATTAAAGAGCGTGTAGAGCAATACATGGGTGCTTTCATGATCATGCAAGGTCTGATGATCGGTGTTTTCGTTGCGCTTGACGGTATCTTGTTCTATGTGTTCTGGGAAGCATTGTTGATCCCAATGTTTATCGTTATCGGTAAGTGGGGTGGACCAAATCGTGTTTACGCGACTATCAAGTTCTTCCTGTATACCTTCTTCGGTTCAGTATTCATGCTGGTTGGCTTTTTATACATGTATTTCCAGTCAGGGAGCTTCTCTATTCTGGATTTCCAAGCCATGCACCTAGGCATGACAGCACAGATTTTGATCTTCTTGGCATTCTTGATTGCATTCGCCGTTAAAGTACCAATGTTCCCAGTGCATACTTGGTTGCCTGATGCTCACGTACAGGCACCTACTGCTGGTTCTGTTGTACTGGCTGCCATTATGTTGAAAATGGGTGGCTATGGCTTCGTTCGTTTCAGCCTACCGATTACGCCAGATGCATCTATGGAGCTTGACTGGTTAGTGATTGCACTTTCATTGATTGCTATTTTCTATATCGGTTTGGTAGCGATGGTTCAATCAGACATGAAGAAACTGGTTGCTTACTCCTCAATCTCACACATGGGCTTCGTTACGCTAGGGATGTTCCTTGTATTCGATATCCTGCAAAACACTCAGTCCACGCAAGGTTCTATGATCGGTATGGAAGGGGCGATGATTCAGATGATTTCGCATGGTTTCATTTCCGGCGCAATGTTCTTGATGATTGGTGTGCTGTATGACCGTATGCATACACGTGAAATCAGTGCTTATGGTGGTGTGGTCAACACCATGCCATGGTTTGGTTTCTTTGCGGTATTGTTTGCAATGGCTAATGCCGGCCTTCCAGGTACATCAGGTTTCGTGGGTGAGTTCATGGTTATCCTTTCATCCTTCAAGGCGAACCCTTGGTACGGTATTGTTGCAGCGTCCACTTTGATTATCGGAGCAGCCTATACGCTATGGATGGTGAAACGCGTTTTCTTTGGTCCGGTTTCAAACGACAATGTTGCCCAGCTAAAAGACTTAAATGCACGTGAATTTACAATCATGGCAACCTTGGCTGTTGCAGTTATTTTGCTAGGTATCTACCCTGCGCCAGTCATTGATGTGATGCATACTTCTGTCGAGAATCTTCTGATTCAAGCGACAACGTCAAAATTATAA
- the nuoL gene encoding NADH-quinone oxidoreductase subunit L gives MALKFILTLILLSPLFGGLMAGLFGRRIGRRGAHTITIFGVAVSTILSFYVFYLFVWQGHAPYNDSLYTWLVSDGIRFEIGYMIDSLSATMMLVVTFVSLMVHVYTIGYMDHDEDYDHHNPYYQRFFSYISLFTFSMLSLVMANNFLQLFFGWEAVGLVSYLLIGFYMKRESAIQANLKAFLVNRVGDFGFILGIAVVVMYFNTLDYTEFFNGLAAHKDTTMSLFPGTEWSMITVMTILLFIGAMGKSAQMPLHVWLPESMEGPTPISALIHAATMVTAGIFMVARLSPAYELSEVALSFVLIVGATTAFMMGLLGMVQNDIKRVVAYSTLSQLGYMTAALGVSAYAAGMFHVLTHAFFKALLFLAAGSVIIAMHHIQDIRQMGGLRKYMPITYVSLLIGNLALIGFPGFSGFFSKDSILMAVGGSHLFGAGYAQVLLYIGVFVTAFYSFRMFFIVFHGEESEYVKTHQIKESPWVVTLPLIMLAIPSVLIGFPLIGGVLSGSYFADAIHVLPQHDVLGEIYAHHYNGPFDMIVHALTTLPVILALSGVVLAWFLYLRAPGLTDKLKVTCFRSAYVLRHAYGFDRFNEIVFVGGARKLGEFFWKGIDVKTIDTGIVTNTFTSIAGMAASLRTAQTGYMYHYAFVMIFGLLGMLVWVLW, from the coding sequence ATGGCATTAAAATTCATTTTAACTCTTATTCTTTTGTCACCGCTGTTTGGTGGCTTGATGGCCGGTTTGTTCGGTCGTCGAATCGGCCGACGTGGGGCGCATACCATTACGATTTTCGGTGTAGCAGTCTCGACGATTCTATCGTTTTATGTGTTCTATCTATTTGTTTGGCAAGGGCATGCTCCATATAACGATTCACTCTATACGTGGCTGGTTTCAGACGGTATTCGCTTTGAAATCGGCTATATGATTGATAGCCTATCGGCAACCATGATGCTGGTTGTTACGTTTGTATCTCTGATGGTTCACGTGTATACAATTGGTTATATGGATCACGATGAAGACTATGATCATCATAATCCTTACTATCAGCGTTTCTTCAGTTACATTTCACTATTTACCTTCTCAATGTTGTCATTGGTTATGGCAAACAACTTCTTGCAGTTGTTCTTCGGTTGGGAAGCAGTAGGTTTGGTTTCTTACCTTTTGATCGGTTTCTATATGAAGCGCGAGTCTGCGATTCAAGCAAACCTGAAGGCATTTCTTGTGAACCGTGTTGGTGACTTCGGTTTTATTTTAGGTATTGCTGTCGTTGTTATGTATTTCAATACCTTGGATTACACTGAATTCTTCAACGGCCTTGCTGCGCACAAAGATACAACTATGAGCCTATTCCCTGGTACAGAATGGTCAATGATTACTGTCATGACGATTTTGTTGTTCATCGGCGCCATGGGTAAATCTGCACAGATGCCTTTGCATGTGTGGCTGCCAGAGTCGATGGAAGGCCCAACCCCTATTTCCGCTTTGATTCACGCGGCAACGATGGTAACAGCCGGTATTTTCATGGTGGCACGTTTGTCTCCAGCTTATGAGCTGTCTGAAGTGGCGTTGAGCTTTGTATTGATTGTGGGTGCCACAACAGCCTTTATGATGGGGCTATTGGGTATGGTTCAAAATGACATTAAACGTGTCGTTGCCTATTCAACACTTTCTCAGTTGGGGTATATGACGGCAGCATTGGGTGTGTCTGCGTATGCGGCAGGGATGTTCCATGTATTGACGCATGCCTTCTTTAAAGCCTTGTTGTTCTTGGCTGCGGGTTCCGTCATTATCGCGATGCACCATATTCAAGATATCCGTCAGATGGGTGGTCTGCGCAAGTATATGCCAATCACTTATGTATCGCTTTTGATAGGTAACTTGGCGCTAATTGGTTTCCCTGGTTTTTCAGGCTTCTTCTCGAAAGACAGTATTTTGATGGCAGTGGGTGGTTCTCATCTGTTCGGTGCCGGCTATGCGCAAGTGCTGCTTTATATCGGTGTGTTCGTAACGGCGTTCTACAGTTTCAGAATGTTCTTTATCGTCTTCCACGGAGAAGAGTCGGAGTATGTCAAGACCCATCAAATCAAGGAGTCTCCTTGGGTGGTGACGCTACCATTGATTATGTTGGCTATCCCTTCAGTGTTGATCGGGTTCCCGTTGATTGGTGGTGTACTGTCTGGTAGCTATTTTGCAGATGCAATCCATGTATTGCCGCAGCATGATGTACTAGGTGAAATCTATGCACATCATTACAACGGCCCATTTGACATGATTGTTCATGCATTGACGACGCTACCTGTGATCCTAGCCTTGTCTGGTGTTGTTTTAGCTTGGTTCTTATACCTAAGAGCGCCTGGGTTGACTGACAAGCTGAAAGTAACCTGTTTCCGTAGTGCCTATGTTTTACGACATGCGTATGGGTTTGACCGCTTCAATGAAATCGTATTCGTTGGCGGCGCACGTAAATTAGGTGAGTTCTTCTGGAAAGGAATTGATGTTAAGACAATTGATACCGGTATTGTTACCAATACATTTACGTCAATTGCTGGGATGGCAGCTTCATTAAGAACTGCACAAACTGGATATATGTACCATTACGCGTTTGTAATGATTTTTGGCCTACTAGGCATGCTCGTTTGGGTATTGTGGTAA
- the nuoK gene encoding NADH-quinone oxidoreductase subunit NuoK gives MIALSDYLIFGAVLFMISMAGIFLNRKNIIILLMSIELLLLAVNTNLVAFSHYLNDVTGQIFVFFIMTVAAAEAAIGLAIIVLVFRNRKSINVDDLGSMKG, from the coding sequence ATGATAGCGCTTTCAGATTACTTAATTTTTGGAGCTGTCTTGTTCATGATTAGCATGGCAGGTATTTTCCTTAACCGCAAAAACATCATTATTCTTTTGATGTCGATTGAGTTGCTGTTGTTAGCTGTAAACACCAACTTGGTTGCCTTTTCTCATTATTTAAATGATGTCACTGGACAAATTTTTGTATTTTTCATTATGACGGTAGCAGCAGCAGAAGCGGCCATTGGCCTTGCCATTATCGTGCTAGTTTTCCGTAATCGTAAGAGCATCAACGTTGATGATCTTGGTTCAATGAAGGGATAA